The genome window CGCCTCGGAGCTGTCGCTTTCGGAAAAAACCGTGCGCAACCGGCTTTCGGACATCTTCCAGAAACTCCACCTCAACAACCGCACCCAGGCGGCCCTCTACGCTTTGCGCGAGGGGCTGGCAGAAAAGAGCGACGAGCAGTAAATGAGCGACTTTACCACCGATACTGCCCTCGATCCTGTGAGGCTGCTGGGCGAGATTGCCGAGATTGGCGGCGACGCCGCCCGCGGAGCCTGGGTAGCCCGGAACCTGCAGGCCCAGGGGCTGGAGCCCCATACCGACGAACTGGGCAACGTCTGGGCCGGCCATGGCTCTACCCTGCTGGTCGCCCACATCGACACCGTTCTGACCCCCACACCCCTGCGGCGAGAGACAAACCGCTGGTATGGCCCGGCAGTAGGGGACAATTCCTCCGGGGTAGCTGTTTTAATGGCCCTGGCCGCGGAGCTGGTGCCCCTGGGCTGTACGGTAGCCTTCAGCGTGGGCGAAGAAGGGTTAGGCAACCTGCGCGGTGCACGGCAGTTGGTTCGGCACCTACAACCCCAGCAGATGGTTGCAGTGGATGGATACCTACCCGGTGTCGTAAGTCGCTCGGCAGGTTCGCACCGGATGCGGGCCCGGCTGATTGGGCCGGGCGGCCATGCCTGGGGTGACCGAGGGGCCCCATCTCCGGTACCGGCCCTGGGACATGCGCTCGCCCAGATGTATGCCCTCGAGCGCAGCAGCAACACCAGCCTGAATGTGGGCAGGTTGTGGGGAGGTGAGGCCATCAACGCCATCCCGCAAGAAGTAGGCTTTGAGCTTGATCTACGAGCCACAGACGCCTCGGAGCTGGGCCGGATGGTTGTCCAGGTGCGGGAAATTCTGATGGAAGCCGCTCGCAGGTTCAGTCTTCGAATGGAAATTGATGTACTTGGCGAGCGCCCTGCTGGCATGACAGCCACCCAGGCCATGCTGGAAGCCGCCCACCGGGCTTTGCTGGAGATTGGCCTCGAGGCTCAGTTCACCACTGGCTCCACCGATGCCTCGGCAGGGGTAGAGGTAGGTATTCCCGCCATTACCCTGAGCGTCTACCAGGGGGGCGGAGCCCACACCCCCGAAGAATGGGTGGAGCCCGACTCCCTGCGCTTAGGCCTGCGTGCGCTCCGAAGCTTTGTGCGACAGCTCCTCCAAACATAACGGCTTCGTAACGTTGGCCTTGCTATCCTCTGGCGCAAGGAGAGGGCTATGTCCAAAAACAAAACCTTTTTGCTGCAAATCTGGCAAGACCCAGGGGGCATCTGGGCCGTGCTCAAGGATGAGGATTGCGGGCTACTGCACCAGTTCGAGAGCCTCGAGGCGCTTGTCCAATTTTTGTCGCGAGAAGCTGAACCATACCCGTCACCTAGCCTCGAGCCGGTGCACACGGGGCCCAAGAGTGCGATAGGATAGTCGGGTGCGTGTAGGTGTCTTGAATAGCTGGCTTGCCGATCGCTACCTACCCTTCTGGGCGTCCTATTTACAGGCTTTAGAGGTCGAGGTTGTTCGTCCCCAGGAAATTTCGGTAAACCTGCCGGTTCCCGCACCCATTCGGCGGGTGCTCAGCCAGGTTTTTAGCCTTAAGAGCCAAGGGATAGACTTTCTGCTGCTACCAGATGTGCAGCTCGGCGTCGAAGCCCACAGGGGCAACCCTTCGCCCTGGCTGGTAGACCTGGGCGCAACCCTGGAGCGGCTGGTACCGGGCCTGCCCCCTACCCTGGTGGTTCCCGCCGAGCTCTCGCCAGAGGTAGCCGGTCTTGCTGCGAAAATTGGGCAGCTTCTGACTCAGAACCCCATGCTGGCCCGGCGGGCACTGGAGCGTACCAAGCACCAGTTGAACAGCTCTTTTACGCCACCCAAGCAGTCTGGAGTCCATCTGGTTGGAGTGGTGGCCCAGCCCATGCTGCTAAGCGACACTGACTGGCTAAACAATCTGCGGGCCGGGCTGGCCGAGTACGGGCTGCACCTATTCCTGGCCGACAAAGCCCCTGCCGAACTTCGCCAGGAAGGTGCCAGCCTCGCACTGGGCCTCGAGCTTCCGACCGACCTCGAGGCCGCCGGTATGCACCGCTACCTCTCGAGGCTGGGCAAGGTCAAGGGACTGCTGTACGTGCACGACCCCGAGTACCTGCCTTTGCCCAACCCCCTGCGCAAACTGTTGAAGAAATCCGAGCCCCCCAAGCCCTGGCGGGTGGTGGGCCTCGAGGCCCCCTGGCCCCAGGTGGCCGCCGAACTGGCCCAGCGCCTTCGGCTCTGATGCTTGGTCGAATAAACTACAGTTAAGCTATTGGGGAGGAATAAAGTGGTAAAGATGCCCTCATCCGATCATTCTAAGACATCCTCCAGAACTGACCGGTCAGTTTTCGGCCCGCTGATGGCCCTGATGCCGTACCTGCGGCGCTACGGCCCCCAGTACCTGTGGGGCATGCTGGCCGGCATTGCCTCGGTGGGGGTGGCCTCGCT of Meiothermus sp. contains these proteins:
- a CDS encoding M20/M25/M40 family metallo-hydrolase — translated: MSDFTTDTALDPVRLLGEIAEIGGDAARGAWVARNLQAQGLEPHTDELGNVWAGHGSTLLVAHIDTVLTPTPLRRETNRWYGPAVGDNSSGVAVLMALAAELVPLGCTVAFSVGEEGLGNLRGARQLVRHLQPQQMVAVDGYLPGVVSRSAGSHRMRARLIGPGGHAWGDRGAPSPVPALGHALAQMYALERSSNTSLNVGRLWGGEAINAIPQEVGFELDLRATDASELGRMVVQVREILMEAARRFSLRMEIDVLGERPAGMTATQAMLEAAHRALLEIGLEAQFTTGSTDASAGVEVGIPAITLSVYQGGGAHTPEEWVEPDSLRLGLRALRSFVRQLLQT